The following are encoded together in the Bradyrhizobium algeriense genome:
- the fmt gene encoding methionyl-tRNA formyltransferase: protein MSLRLIFMGTPDFAVPTLLELVAHGHEVVAVYTRAPKPAGRGMKMQPTPVEQEARRLGIPVLTPTTLKTPEALGEFRAHNADAAVVVAYGMILPQAILDAPKLGCFNLHASLLPRWRGAAPINRAIMAGDAESGVMVMKMDIGLDTGDVAMAERLAITDTMTAADLHDALAPLGADLMVRAMGGLVRGGLQLRKQSEDGVTYAAKIEKAEARIDWSRPAREVLRHIHGLSPFPGAWCEIATDGEPARIKILRCEPAKGSGTSGEVLDDRLTIACGDGAIRILELQRAGKTPMQAADFLRGTPLKPPARIA, encoded by the coding sequence ATGTCCCTCCGTTTGATCTTCATGGGCACGCCCGATTTCGCGGTGCCGACGCTGCTCGAACTCGTGGCCCACGGCCATGAGGTCGTGGCTGTCTACACCCGCGCGCCGAAGCCGGCGGGGCGCGGCATGAAGATGCAACCGACGCCCGTGGAGCAGGAGGCGCGGCGGCTTGGCATTCCCGTGCTGACGCCAACGACGCTGAAGACGCCGGAAGCGCTCGGTGAGTTTCGCGCGCACAATGCCGATGCGGCCGTAGTTGTGGCTTACGGCATGATCCTGCCGCAAGCCATTCTCGATGCACCGAAGCTCGGCTGCTTCAATCTGCACGCCTCACTGCTGCCGCGCTGGCGTGGAGCCGCGCCGATCAATCGCGCGATCATGGCCGGCGATGCCGAGAGCGGCGTGATGGTGATGAAGATGGATATCGGCCTCGACACCGGCGACGTCGCGATGGCCGAGCGGCTGGCGATCACGGACACCATGACCGCTGCCGATCTGCACGATGCGCTGGCGCCGCTCGGCGCTGATTTGATGGTGCGTGCGATGGGCGGGCTCGTGCGCGGCGGATTGCAGCTCCGGAAGCAGAGCGAGGACGGCGTGACCTACGCTGCCAAGATCGAGAAAGCCGAAGCGCGGATCGACTGGAGCAGGCCGGCGCGTGAAGTGCTGCGGCATATTCACGGCCTGTCGCCGTTCCCCGGTGCCTGGTGCGAGATCGCAACCGATGGCGAACCGGCGCGGATCAAGATTTTGCGCTGTGAACCCGCAAAAGGCTCTGGCACATCAGGCGAAGTGCTCGACGATCGCCTGACCATCGCCTGCGGCGACGGCGCGATCCGCATTCTCGAACTGCAACGCGCCGGCAAAACCCCGATGCAAGCGGCGGATTTCTTGCGCGGCACACCGCTCAAACCGCCGGCGCGGATCGCCTGA
- the def gene encoding peptide deformylase translates to MALREIIILPDKQLRLVSKPVEKVTAEIRKLADDMFETMYDAPGIGLAAIQVAQPLRLITMDLAKKDENGETKPRPRVFINPEIISSSEELSVYEEGCLSIPEYYEEVERPAQVRIRFTDLDGKVHEEDADGLFATCIQHEIDHLNGVLFVDYLSKLKRDRVLKKFTKAAKRAAE, encoded by the coding sequence ATGGCCTTAAGAGAAATCATCATCCTGCCGGACAAGCAGTTGCGGCTGGTCTCCAAACCCGTCGAGAAGGTGACGGCGGAGATCCGCAAGCTCGCCGACGACATGTTCGAGACCATGTACGACGCGCCCGGCATCGGGCTCGCGGCGATCCAGGTCGCGCAACCCTTGCGGCTGATCACCATGGACCTCGCCAAGAAGGACGAGAACGGCGAGACCAAGCCGAGGCCGCGGGTGTTCATCAATCCGGAAATCATTTCCTCGTCGGAGGAATTGTCGGTCTACGAGGAGGGCTGCCTCTCGATCCCCGAATATTACGAGGAAGTCGAGCGCCCGGCGCAGGTCCGCATCCGTTTCACCGATCTCGACGGCAAGGTGCACGAGGAGGACGCCGACGGGCTGTTCGCCACCTGCATCCAGCACGAGATCGACCACCTCAACGGCGTGCTGTTCGTGGACTATTTGTCGAAGCTGAAGCGCGACCGCGTGTTGAAGAAGTTTACCAAGGCCGCCAAGCGCGCGGCGGAGTAG
- a CDS encoding DNA recombination protein RmuC yields MNEILFIVGDLPIHGGEALAGFGALALVLLLAIAVVIARSGRRGAELAMAQAIRADELEERLSQMLRAQSESTGRVDAMAQSLAGRQAEMARAVNERLDSVTHRVGQSMEATTRHTMDSLRVLHERLGIIDNAHKNLTDLTSQVTTLRDVLANKQSRGAFGQARMEAIVQDGMPQGSYEFQHTLSTGKRPDCVVFLPDQRPLCIDAKFPLEAMTALHDARSDEERKFATQRLRNDVMKHVNDIAEKYLIAGETQDTALMFVPSESVYAEIHDGFDDVIQKAYRARVVLVSPSLLMLAIQVMQQILKDARMRDAADQIRTEVLNLGDDLGRLRERVLKLQKHFGDVNEDVRQILISADKIEKRAGRIEELDFSKADAPVEAARVVKGGTAELFPVPRKLQAGE; encoded by the coding sequence ATGAACGAAATTCTTTTCATCGTCGGCGACCTGCCGATTCACGGTGGCGAGGCGCTGGCAGGTTTTGGCGCGCTCGCTTTGGTGCTGCTGCTGGCGATTGCCGTCGTCATTGCCCGTTCCGGCCGCCGTGGCGCGGAACTGGCGATGGCGCAGGCGATTCGCGCCGACGAGTTGGAAGAGCGCTTAAGCCAGATGCTGCGGGCGCAGAGCGAGTCCACCGGCCGGGTCGACGCCATGGCCCAGTCGCTGGCCGGCCGCCAGGCCGAGATGGCGCGCGCGGTCAACGAGCGGCTGGATTCGGTGACCCACCGCGTCGGCCAGTCGATGGAAGCGACCACGCGCCACACCATGGACAGCTTGCGCGTGCTGCACGAGCGGCTCGGCATCATCGACAACGCGCACAAGAACCTCACCGACCTGACCTCGCAGGTGACCACGCTGCGCGATGTGCTCGCCAACAAGCAGTCGCGCGGCGCCTTCGGCCAGGCGCGGATGGAAGCGATCGTGCAGGACGGCATGCCGCAGGGCTCCTACGAGTTCCAGCACACGCTCTCGACGGGGAAGCGGCCGGACTGCGTGGTGTTCCTGCCCGACCAACGGCCGCTCTGCATCGACGCGAAATTTCCGCTGGAAGCGATGACCGCGTTGCACGACGCGCGCAGCGACGAGGAACGCAAATTCGCTACCCAGCGCCTGCGCAACGACGTGATGAAGCACGTCAACGACATCGCCGAGAAATATTTGATCGCCGGCGAGACCCAGGACACCGCGCTGATGTTCGTGCCGTCGGAATCGGTCTATGCGGAAATTCACGACGGTTTCGACGACGTGATCCAGAAGGCCTACCGCGCCCGCGTCGTGCTGGTGTCGCCCTCGCTTCTGATGCTGGCGATCCAGGTGATGCAGCAGATCCTGAAAGACGCGCGGATGCGCGACGCCGCCGACCAGATCCGCACCGAAGTGCTCAATCTCGGCGACGATCTGGGGCGCCTGCGCGAGCGCGTGCTGAAGCTGCAGAAGCATTTTGGCGACGTCAACGAGGATGTGCGACAGATTTTGATCTCCGCCGACAAGATCGAAAAGCGCGCCGGGCGGATCGAGGAACTCGATTTCAGCAAGGCTGATGCGCCGGTCGAGGCGGCGCGCGTGGTGAAGGGCGGAACAGCCGAACTGTTCCCCGTGCCGCGCAAGCTGCAGGCGGGGGAGTGA
- a CDS encoding GIY-YIG nuclease family protein — translation MGARSYYVYILASRIGGTLYIGVTNDLVRRIGEHKLKIAESFTKKHEVTRLVYFEIFDQIEYAIQREKRLKKWPRAWKISLIEKQNPDWIDLYPEIAGGGG, via the coding sequence ATGGGGGCACGCAGCTATTACGTCTACATACTGGCCAGCCGTATTGGCGGCACGCTCTACATCGGCGTGACGAACGATCTTGTACGACGCATTGGCGAGCATAAGTTGAAAATCGCCGAGAGTTTCACCAAGAAGCACGAGGTGACCCGGCTGGTCTATTTCGAAATCTTCGATCAGATCGAATATGCGATCCAGCGAGAAAAACGCCTCAAGAAATGGCCACGAGCCTGGAAGATATCGCTGATTGAGAAACAAAATCCGGACTGGATTGATCTTTACCCTGAGATTGCTGGAGGCGGCGGATAG
- a CDS encoding AmpG family muropeptide MFS transporter, with amino-acid sequence MTAPESVFIEKAATPAPSWREAWAVYLQPRVLIVLMLGFSSGLPLALSGSTLLVWMRESGVDLGTIGLFALVGTPYTLKFIWAPLVDALHVPIFTRAFGRRRGWLVFSQLLLIGAILLLALTDPARSPLFVALGALLVATMSSTQDIVVDAFRVESLPESEQAAGMASYVAAYRIGMLVSTAGVLFLVSAFEDTGIGRNSAWMWGYVAMAALVLIGTLTALAATEPEQSVRAEAKTRGEAAFSRVMHAAIGAFSEFLARKYAWVALAFVVLFKFTDAFSGTMTAPFVIDLGFTRNDYAAIVKGVGLIATLIGGFAGGYLARRYSLVASLWIGGVLQAISNLVFAWLAYVGVNQWALAVAISAENFTGAIGTVIFVAYLSALCQNPLHTATQYALLTALAAVGRTYLSSGAGFVAETTGWPLFFVISVAVAVPSLILLAWLQRRGHFEAVGPVKV; translated from the coding sequence ATGACAGCACCAGAATCCGTTTTCATCGAAAAAGCCGCCACACCCGCTCCCTCCTGGCGCGAGGCGTGGGCGGTCTATCTCCAACCGCGCGTACTGATCGTGCTGATGCTCGGCTTCTCCTCCGGGCTGCCGCTGGCGCTGTCGGGATCGACGCTGCTGGTGTGGATGCGGGAATCCGGCGTCGACCTCGGCACCATCGGGCTGTTTGCGCTGGTCGGCACGCCCTACACGCTGAAATTCATCTGGGCGCCGCTGGTCGATGCACTGCACGTGCCGATCTTCACGCGCGCCTTCGGCCGAAGGCGCGGCTGGCTGGTGTTCTCACAACTGCTCCTGATCGGTGCGATCCTGCTGCTGGCGCTGACCGACCCGGCGCGCTCGCCGCTGTTCGTCGCGCTCGGCGCGCTGCTGGTTGCAACGATGTCGTCGACGCAGGACATCGTGGTCGATGCGTTCCGCGTCGAAAGCCTGCCCGAGAGCGAACAGGCCGCCGGCATGGCGTCCTACGTCGCGGCCTACCGGATCGGTATGCTGGTCTCGACTGCCGGCGTGCTGTTCCTGGTGAGCGCATTCGAAGACACCGGCATCGGGCGCAACTCGGCATGGATGTGGGGCTATGTTGCCATGGCCGCGCTGGTGCTGATCGGCACCCTCACGGCGCTGGCCGCCACCGAACCCGAACAGTCGGTGCGCGCGGAGGCCAAGACCCGCGGCGAGGCAGCTTTCTCGCGCGTCATGCATGCGGCCATCGGGGCATTCTCCGAATTTCTCGCCCGCAAATATGCCTGGGTAGCGCTGGCCTTCGTGGTGTTGTTCAAATTCACCGACGCATTTTCGGGCACGATGACCGCGCCGTTCGTGATCGACCTCGGCTTCACCCGCAACGACTACGCCGCCATCGTCAAGGGCGTCGGCCTCATCGCGACCCTGATCGGCGGTTTTGCCGGCGGCTATCTGGCGCGGCGCTATTCGCTGGTTGCAAGCCTGTGGATCGGCGGCGTGCTGCAGGCGATCTCCAACCTGGTGTTCGCTTGGCTCGCCTATGTCGGCGTCAATCAATGGGCGCTGGCGGTCGCCATCTCGGCCGAAAACTTCACTGGTGCGATCGGCACCGTGATCTTCGTCGCGTATCTCTCGGCGCTGTGCCAAAACCCGCTACACACGGCTACCCAATATGCGCTGCTCACCGCACTGGCCGCAGTCGGGCGGACCTATTTATCCTCCGGCGCGGGCTTTGTGGCGGAGACCACGGGCTGGCCTCTGTTCTTCGTGATCTCCGTCGCGGTCGCGGTGCCGAGCCTGATCCTGCTGGCCTGGCTGCAGCGGCGCGGGCATTTCGAGGCAGTGGGGCCGGTGAAGGTTTAG
- the recR gene encoding recombination mediator RecR, with the protein MAASVAGPEIERLIQLLARLPGLGPRSARRAALHLIKKREALMTPLAGALQVAIDKIQVCKTCGNIDTQNPCTVCTDPRRDPSTIVVVADVADLWALERANATSGRYHVLGATLSPLDGVGPQDLTIDALVARAHESQVSEIVLALNATVDGQTTAHYITDLLQDANVKVTRLAHGVPVGGELDYLDEGTLSAAMRQRTLF; encoded by the coding sequence ATGGCAGCCAGCGTTGCCGGCCCCGAAATCGAACGTCTGATCCAGCTCCTGGCGCGCCTGCCGGGGCTGGGGCCGCGCTCGGCGCGGCGTGCGGCGCTGCATCTGATCAAGAAGCGCGAGGCGCTGATGACGCCGCTCGCCGGTGCGCTGCAGGTCGCAATCGACAAGATCCAGGTCTGCAAGACCTGCGGCAATATCGACACGCAAAATCCCTGCACGGTCTGCACCGACCCAAGGCGCGATCCCTCGACCATCGTCGTGGTCGCCGACGTCGCCGATCTCTGGGCGCTGGAACGGGCGAATGCGACCAGCGGCCGCTATCACGTGCTCGGCGCCACATTGTCGCCACTTGACGGCGTCGGTCCGCAGGACCTGACCATCGACGCGCTGGTGGCGCGCGCGCACGAATCACAAGTCAGCGAGATCGTTCTGGCGCTGAACGCAACGGTTGATGGCCAGACCACCGCCCATTACATCACCGATCTCCTGCAGGACGCCAACGTCAAGGTGACCCGGCTCGCGCATGGCGTGCCTGTCGGCGGCGAGCTTGATTATCTCGACGAAGGTACGCTATCGGCTGCCATGCGGCAGCGAACGCTGTTCTAG
- a CDS encoding YbaB/EbfC family nucleoid-associated protein, with the protein MADFLGMMKQAQQLQSKMQAMQDELGNLEVEGISGGGLVAVRMTAKMEVKGVRIDPSLMKAEEREVLEDLLVTAHNDARRKAETAAMEKMQALTGGLGLPPGLGLT; encoded by the coding sequence ATGGCTGATTTTCTCGGCATGATGAAGCAGGCGCAGCAACTGCAATCCAAGATGCAGGCGATGCAGGACGAGCTCGGTAATCTCGAGGTCGAGGGCATTTCCGGCGGCGGGCTGGTCGCCGTGCGCATGACGGCGAAAATGGAAGTGAAGGGCGTCAGGATCGATCCGTCGCTGATGAAGGCCGAGGAGCGCGAAGTGCTCGAGGATCTGCTGGTGACCGCGCATAACGACGCGCGACGCAAGGCGGAAACCGCGGCGATGGAAAAAATGCAGGCGCTGACCGGCGGGCTCGGTCTGCCGCCCGGGCTTGGCCTCACCTGA
- a CDS encoding DNA polymerase III subunit gamma/tau, with protein sequence MSDAGAPPDKSDGAGQSGFALGQDEAAKPYRVLARKYRPSSFEDLIGQEAMVRTVSNAFETGRIPQAWILTGVRGVGKTTTARILARALNYEKPDGSVKGPTIHMPDLGVHCQPIMESRHMDVLEMDAASHTGVDDVRQINDSVRYAPASARYKVYIIDEVHMLSTAAFNAFLKTLEEPPEHAKFVFATTEIRKVPVTVLSRCQRFDLRRVEADVLMGHLSNIAKKEGVEVEPEALGIIARAAEGSVRDSLSLFDQAIAHAAGLVRADAVRQMLGLADRTRVIDLFEHLARGDIASAFGEFRSQYDVGADPVVVLSDLAEFVNFVTRVKVVPATADNVAFGETERVRAREFAAKLSMRVLSRMWQMLLKGITEVQTATRPAAAAEMVLVRIAYVADLPTPDEAIRMLDQNGGGSQMASGGAAPSRPASTAPVSSMSAASPMRTPASPRSGAEAPARPQIVAPSIQTESAPVLRLTTFPQLVALAAEKRDILTKAALESDMRLVRFEDGRLEVALERNAARGLVNDLSRKLEQWTGRRWTVIVSNEAGQPTLRSQNEQARNEHARAAEADPRVQEVLARFPGAKVVEVRRLAAEPPESNINSEELNESSDGDDD encoded by the coding sequence ATGAGTGATGCTGGCGCTCCCCCCGACAAGTCAGATGGCGCCGGCCAGAGCGGTTTTGCTCTCGGCCAAGACGAGGCGGCCAAGCCCTACCGGGTGCTGGCACGCAAATACCGCCCGTCCAGTTTTGAAGACCTGATCGGCCAGGAGGCCATGGTCCGCACCGTCTCGAATGCGTTCGAGACGGGCCGGATTCCGCAGGCCTGGATTTTGACCGGCGTCCGGGGGGTCGGCAAAACCACCACGGCGCGGATTCTCGCCCGCGCGCTGAACTACGAAAAGCCTGATGGTTCGGTGAAGGGGCCGACCATCCACATGCCGGATTTGGGCGTGCACTGCCAGCCGATCATGGAAAGCCGGCACATGGACGTGCTGGAAATGGACGCCGCCTCCCATACCGGCGTCGACGACGTCCGCCAGATCAACGACAGCGTGCGCTATGCGCCGGCCAGCGCCCGCTACAAGGTCTACATCATCGACGAAGTCCACATGCTGTCGACGGCGGCTTTCAACGCCTTCCTGAAGACGCTGGAGGAACCGCCCGAGCACGCCAAATTCGTGTTCGCCACCACGGAAATCCGCAAAGTCCCGGTCACGGTGCTGTCGCGCTGCCAGCGTTTTGATCTCCGCCGGGTCGAGGCCGACGTGCTGATGGGGCATCTCTCCAACATCGCGAAAAAGGAAGGCGTCGAGGTCGAGCCCGAGGCGCTCGGCATCATCGCCCGCGCCGCCGAAGGCTCGGTGCGCGATTCGCTGTCTTTGTTCGACCAGGCAATCGCGCATGCGGCGGGCCTTGTCCGTGCCGATGCCGTGCGGCAGATGCTGGGGCTCGCCGACCGCACCCGGGTGATCGACCTGTTCGAGCATCTGGCGCGCGGCGATATCGCCAGCGCCTTTGGCGAATTCCGCAGCCAGTATGACGTCGGCGCCGATCCGGTCGTGGTGCTGTCCGACCTCGCCGAATTCGTCAATTTCGTCACCCGCGTGAAGGTCGTCCCCGCCACCGCCGATAACGTCGCATTCGGCGAGACCGAGCGGGTCCGCGCCCGTGAATTCGCCGCAAAATTGTCGATGCGGGTGCTGTCGCGGATGTGGCAGATGCTGCTCAAGGGCATCACCGAGGTGCAGACCGCGACCCGGCCGGCGGCGGCGGCGGAAATGGTGCTGGTCCGCATCGCCTATGTCGCCGATTTGCCGACGCCGGACGAGGCGATCCGGATGCTCGACCAGAACGGCGGCGGATCGCAAATGGCCTCCGGCGGCGCGGCGCCGTCACGCCCTGCGTCCACCGCACCGGTATCTTCAATGTCTGCCGCGTCGCCGATGCGGACGCCTGCCTCGCCCCGCTCCGGCGCCGAAGCGCCCGCGCGGCCGCAAATTGTGGCGCCATCGATCCAAACCGAGTCCGCGCCCGTCCTGCGGCTCACGACCTTCCCGCAGCTCGTCGCGCTCGCCGCCGAGAAGCGCGATATCCTGACCAAGGCGGCGCTGGAATCCGACATGCGCCTCGTCCGTTTTGAGGACGGGCGGCTGGAAGTGGCGCTGGAACGTAACGCGGCGCGGGGACTGGTCAACGACCTCTCCCGCAAGCTGGAGCAATGGACCGGGCGGCGCTGGACCGTGATCGTCTCCAACGAGGCCGGCCAGCCGACGCTGCGCTCGCAGAATGAGCAGGCGCGGAACGAGCACGCCCGCGCCGCCGAGGCCGATCCGCGGGTGCAGGAGGTGCTGGCGCGATTTCCCGGCGCCAAAGTGGTCGAGGTGCGTCGACTTGCCGCCGAGCCGCCGGAATCCAATATTAACAGTGAAGAGTTGAACGAGAGCTCCGACGGCGACGACGACTGA
- a CDS encoding HIT family protein, giving the protein MPSDASAWSLHSQLKKDTIDIGDLPLCKVLVIKDAHYPWLLLVPRREGAVEIIDLDEVAQAQLITEISRVSRALKEVTKCDKLNVAALGNLVPQLHVHVIARRTSDAAWPRPVWGVMPPLAHDAEEVQNFINALRRKIWLG; this is encoded by the coding sequence ATGCCCTCTGACGCCTCCGCCTGGTCGCTGCATTCCCAGCTCAAAAAGGACACGATCGACATCGGCGACCTGCCGCTGTGCAAGGTGCTGGTCATCAAGGACGCGCATTACCCGTGGCTGCTGCTGGTGCCGCGCCGGGAGGGTGCGGTGGAAATCATCGACCTCGACGAGGTCGCGCAGGCCCAGTTGATAACCGAAATCTCCCGGGTTTCGCGCGCACTGAAAGAGGTCACCAAATGCGACAAGCTCAATGTCGCGGCGCTGGGCAATCTGGTGCCGCAGTTGCATGTCCATGTCATCGCACGGCGCACCAGCGATGCGGCCTGGCCGCGCCCGGTCTGGGGCGTTATGCCGCCGCTGGCGCATGACGCCGAGGAAGTACAGAATTTCATCAACGCGCTTCGCCGCAAGATCTGGTTGGGTTGA
- the nudC gene encoding NAD(+) diphosphatase → MSAFDKYPLGKPAFVTHILDRAAHLRANDEKLFALESQRNAGAYVIYRDSLLVRQEADGPRVLLGVEEAVKLGANPGTIFLGLRDGAPVFGMGISATAVEKLITRDDVAVTELRGMAMQGTAPPEQLSAIAMAKSMVTWHQRHGFCANCGTRTAMKEGGWKRECPSCKAEHFPRTDPVVIMLVTSGEKCLLGRQKQFMPGMWSCLAGFVEAAETIEDAVRREIFEESGIRCTDVSYYMTQPWPYPSSLMIGCAARALNEDIVVDRTELEDARWFDRAEVALMHRREHPDGLFAAHPFAIAHHLIGRWVHGGNDASA, encoded by the coding sequence ATGTCCGCCTTCGACAAATATCCGCTGGGGAAGCCCGCTTTCGTTACCCATATTCTGGATCGCGCCGCGCATCTGCGGGCCAATGACGAAAAACTGTTCGCGCTGGAGAGCCAGCGCAACGCCGGCGCCTATGTGATCTACCGTGACTCGCTTCTGGTGAGGCAGGAGGCGGATGGGCCGCGCGTGCTGCTCGGCGTCGAAGAGGCGGTGAAGCTCGGCGCCAATCCCGGCACGATCTTTTTGGGCTTGCGCGACGGCGCGCCGGTTTTCGGCATGGGCATTTCTGCCACGGCCGTTGAGAAGCTGATCACGCGCGACGACGTCGCCGTGACCGAGCTGCGCGGCATGGCGATGCAGGGCACGGCGCCGCCGGAACAGCTCTCCGCCATCGCGATGGCCAAATCGATGGTGACCTGGCATCAGCGTCACGGCTTCTGCGCCAATTGCGGCACCCGGACCGCGATGAAGGAAGGCGGCTGGAAGCGCGAGTGCCCGAGCTGCAAGGCCGAGCATTTTCCGCGCACCGATCCGGTCGTGATTATGCTGGTCACGTCAGGCGAGAAATGCCTGCTCGGTCGGCAGAAGCAGTTCATGCCCGGGATGTGGTCGTGTCTGGCCGGCTTCGTCGAAGCGGCGGAGACCATCGAAGACGCGGTCCGCCGCGAGATTTTTGAGGAATCCGGCATCCGCTGCACCGACGTAAGCTATTACATGACGCAGCCATGGCCGTATCCGTCATCGCTGATGATCGGATGCGCCGCGCGCGCGCTCAACGAGGATATCGTCGTTGATCGCACCGAGCTCGAAGACGCGCGCTGGTTCGATCGCGCCGAGGTCGCCCTGATGCATCGGCGCGAACATCCTGACGGCTTATTTGCGGCGCATCCGTTCGCGATTGCGCACCATCTGATCGGCCGCTGGGTGCATGGGGGAAACGACGCGAGCGCATAG
- a CDS encoding sugar kinase gives MNFQDNAPKIPPRILCIGMPVRDLTFHTPGVPGRGSKENATAFDEICGGNALNGAIGIARLGGRASICGPMGDAKEASSRFIFDQMAHEGIETKHLIHMPGLVTPISAVMIDPSGERTIVTFRDPELWHVKLPDFDTLLDDCAAILTESRCAEFCTELCAEAVRRGIPVIVDVDRAMSLREGLLNASSHLVFSSEPLQETADVTDDAQALKKIAKLTPSFLAGTRGPRGTIWLDENGKIQETPAFPVHTVDTLGAGDVFHGAFALAITEKQELRQALRFASAAAALKCTRFGGAFAAPQRAEVEELLSHGQVADRAPTGQ, from the coding sequence ATGAACTTCCAAGACAATGCGCCCAAAATCCCGCCACGGATTCTCTGCATCGGCATGCCGGTGCGCGACCTTACCTTCCATACGCCGGGTGTTCCCGGGCGAGGCTCCAAGGAGAATGCCACCGCATTCGACGAAATCTGCGGCGGCAATGCGCTCAATGGCGCGATCGGTATCGCTCGGCTCGGTGGCCGCGCCTCGATCTGCGGGCCGATGGGCGATGCCAAGGAAGCATCGAGCCGCTTCATTTTCGATCAGATGGCGCATGAGGGCATCGAGACGAAACATCTCATCCACATGCCGGGGCTGGTGACGCCTATCTCGGCGGTGATGATCGATCCTTCCGGGGAGCGCACCATCGTGACCTTCCGCGATCCGGAACTGTGGCACGTGAAGTTGCCCGACTTCGACACGCTGTTGGACGATTGCGCCGCCATTCTCACCGAGAGCCGCTGCGCCGAATTCTGCACCGAGCTTTGCGCCGAGGCCGTCAGGCGCGGCATTCCCGTGATCGTCGACGTCGATCGCGCGATGTCGCTGCGCGAGGGCCTGCTGAACGCCTCCTCCCACCTGGTGTTCTCGAGCGAGCCGCTGCAGGAGACTGCAGACGTCACCGACGACGCCCAGGCGCTGAAGAAGATCGCCAAATTGACCCCGTCGTTCCTGGCGGGAACCCGGGGCCCGAGGGGCACGATCTGGCTCGACGAGAACGGGAAGATCCAGGAAACCCCGGCCTTCCCGGTGCACACTGTGGACACCCTCGGCGCCGGCGACGTGTTCCACGGCGCGTTTGCGCTGGCCATCACCGAGAAGCAGGAATTGCGGCAAGCGCTGCGATTCGCCTCCGCCGCCGCAGCGCTGAAATGCACCCGCTTCGGCGGCGCTTTCGCCGCCCCGCAACGTGCTGAAGTTGAAGAGCTTTTGAGTCACGGCCAGGTGGCAGACCGGGCGCCGACCGGCCAATAG
- a CDS encoding Lrp/AsnC family transcriptional regulator: MTDLAIQLPEANRRLDAIDRKILTVLQEDASLSVAEIGDRVGLSSTPCWKRIQRLEADGVILRRVALVDQNKIGLGISVFVSVESSDHSEAWLKTFASAVSAMPEVMEFYRMAGDVDYMLRVVVADMASYDVFYKKLISAVPLKNVTSRFAMEKIKSVTALPVPAA; encoded by the coding sequence ATGACCGACCTAGCCATTCAGCTCCCTGAAGCCAACCGCCGCCTGGATGCCATCGACCGCAAGATCCTGACCGTGCTGCAGGAGGACGCCTCCTTGTCGGTCGCCGAGATCGGGGACCGGGTCGGCCTGTCGTCGACGCCGTGCTGGAAGCGCATCCAGCGGCTGGAGGCCGACGGCGTGATCCTGCGCCGGGTCGCGCTGGTCGACCAGAACAAGATCGGGCTGGGCATTTCGGTGTTCGTCTCGGTCGAGAGTTCCGACCATTCCGAGGCATGGCTGAAGACCTTCGCCAGCGCCGTCAGCGCCATGCCCGAGGTGATGGAGTTCTACCGGATGGCCGGCGACGTCGATTACATGCTGCGCGTCGTGGTCGCCGACATGGCGAGCTATGACGTGTTCTACAAAAAGCTGATCAGCGCCGTGCCGCTGAAGAACGTCACCTCGCGCTTTGCGATGGAGAAGATCAAGTCGGTGACGGCGCTGCCGGTGCCGGCGGCGTAA